In Ensifer adhaerens, a genomic segment contains:
- a CDS encoding Two-component sensor histidine kinase, contains HisKA and HATPase domains — METRVLYIDDDVPLAHLVKRNLGRSNHEVIHVHDMGLAVEKLQSETFDVVVLDHYLSNMTGLDVLRQFRELGILTPVVYVTGSSEARIAVEALKNGASDYVIKNASEDFLSLLSDAVVNTVSNARLRKAKELADEETRRAKERAEALLAEMNHRVANSLALVTSLLRLQAASAQHEETRLVLQETQSRISAIAGMHRSLYSNDKISSVDMKPYIAALVGDLSETVRGVDSRLQMTVDLDDIELPADKAVSVGMIVTELATNALKYAYPEGEQGEIRVIFRKVDESNARLAVEDDGAGLSSSTEAKPGNHKTGLGTRIVRSMAEAIGGGIQYPSRGRGTVAEVLVLLDG, encoded by the coding sequence ATGGAAACGCGCGTACTCTACATCGATGACGACGTTCCTCTTGCCCATCTCGTGAAGCGTAATCTCGGGCGTTCCAACCACGAGGTGATTCACGTCCACGATATGGGTCTGGCTGTCGAGAAGCTGCAGTCCGAGACATTCGACGTCGTGGTGCTCGATCACTACCTTTCGAACATGACGGGTCTCGATGTTCTGCGTCAGTTCCGCGAACTCGGCATTCTGACGCCGGTTGTCTATGTCACCGGGTCAAGCGAGGCGCGGATTGCCGTGGAAGCGCTCAAGAACGGCGCCTCGGACTACGTTATCAAGAATGCCAGCGAGGATTTTCTTTCGCTTCTCTCCGATGCCGTCGTCAATACGGTTTCCAACGCACGGCTGCGCAAGGCCAAGGAGCTGGCCGACGAGGAAACGCGGCGCGCCAAGGAAAGGGCGGAGGCACTTCTGGCGGAAATGAACCACCGTGTTGCCAACAGCCTGGCCCTGGTGACAAGTCTGCTGCGCCTCCAGGCGGCATCAGCCCAGCATGAGGAGACGCGTCTGGTCCTGCAGGAGACACAGAGCCGGATTTCCGCCATCGCCGGCATGCATCGCAGCCTGTATTCAAACGACAAGATCAGTTCCGTCGACATGAAGCCTTATATCGCGGCCCTGGTGGGAGATCTTTCGGAAACGGTGAGGGGCGTCGATTCGCGCCTGCAGATGACTGTCGATCTCGACGATATCGAACTGCCCGCCGACAAGGCCGTGTCAGTCGGCATGATTGTGACGGAACTTGCCACCAATGCGCTGAAATACGCCTATCCGGAGGGCGAGCAGGGTGAAATCCGGGTCATTTTCAGGAAAGTCGATGAAAGCAATGCCCGGCTTGCTGTGGAGGATGACGGCGCGGGTCTTTCGTCATCAACGGAAGCAAAGCCGGGCAACCACAAGACCGGCCTTGGCACCCGTATTGTCCGCTCCATGGCCGAGGCCATCGGAGGCGGTATCCAATATCCCTCAAGGGGCAGGGGAACGGTGGCCGAAGTGCTGGTTCTTCTGGACGGTTGA
- a CDS encoding PRC-barrel domain-containing protein — protein sequence MLKTLIASTFLAASIAVPVMAADSGTSGTNMNNSGAAGTTNNGTTPMTTTPGAATGTAAGTNAAAGMSMYGQNVTASNIIGASVMDASNTSIGKIDDLVLSGEGQVTDYVVDVGGFLGIGSKRVALTPQDVTITADGNGNLQAKTQLTKDALNARPDYTKPEVPTTNNNGAAGTTNTTAPAGSTGTSGGTTAPAAKP from the coding sequence ATGCTCAAGACCCTGATTGCTTCGACCTTTCTCGCGGCTTCCATCGCGGTCCCTGTCATGGCTGCCGATTCCGGTACGTCCGGCACGAACATGAACAATTCCGGTGCGGCAGGCACCACCAATAATGGCACGACTCCGATGACCACCACGCCGGGCGCTGCCACGGGTACTGCTGCTGGCACCAATGCGGCCGCTGGAATGTCGATGTACGGTCAAAACGTGACGGCATCCAACATCATCGGCGCCTCGGTCATGGACGCCAGCAACACCAGCATCGGCAAGATCGATGACCTCGTGCTCAGCGGCGAGGGCCAGGTGACCGACTACGTTGTGGATGTCGGCGGCTTCCTGGGGATCGGTTCGAAGCGCGTGGCGCTGACGCCGCAGGACGTGACCATCACGGCAGACGGTAACGGCAACCTTCAGGCCAAGACCCAGTTGACGAAGGATGCGCTCAACGCGCGCCCGGACTACACCAAGCCTGAAGTCCCGACCACGAACAACAACGGCGCCGCCGGCACGACGAATACAACGGCCCCGGCCGGCTCCACCGGAACATCCGGCGGCACGACGGCCCCGGCCGCGAAGCCCTAA
- a CDS encoding RNA polymerase sigma-70 factor, ECF subfamily, giving the protein MADNESHQLQFKRELLKTLPSLRAFAISLTGTYDKADDLVQEAVVRAWSRQDSFELGTNMKAWLFTILRNEFYSQMRKRGREVSDAEGTYTAQMSVHPNQIGAIDMKDFTKALNKLAEDQREAIILVCASGFSYEEAANICGCAVGTIKSRINRARGRLQELLGIEGEGDYGPEPHIAAVLRHSVTA; this is encoded by the coding sequence CAGTTCAAGCGCGAACTGCTGAAGACCCTTCCGAGTCTCCGCGCCTTCGCGATTTCACTCACCGGGACCTACGACAAGGCGGACGACCTTGTACAGGAAGCCGTGGTTCGCGCCTGGTCGCGCCAGGACAGCTTCGAACTCGGCACGAACATGAAGGCCTGGCTCTTCACGATCCTGCGGAACGAGTTCTATTCACAGATGCGCAAGCGGGGCCGCGAGGTTTCCGACGCCGAAGGTACTTACACGGCACAGATGTCCGTTCACCCGAACCAGATCGGGGCCATCGACATGAAGGACTTCACGAAAGCACTGAACAAGTTGGCGGAAGACCAGCGCGAGGCCATTATCCTCGTCTGCGCGTCAGGCTTTTCCTACGAGGAGGCGGCCAATATCTGCGGCTGCGCGGTGGGCACCATCAAGAGCCGTATCAACCGTGCCCGCGGTCGCCTGCAGGAATTGCTGGGAATCGAAGGCGAGGGTGATTACGGACCGGAACCGCATATCGCAGCCGTTTTGCGGCACTCAGTGACAGCTTGA
- a CDS encoding cAMP-binding domain of CRP or a regulatory subunit of cAMP-dependent protein kinases: MDASTSPAMIRCDACLLRKMSGFRSMSSEEAKLVADFKSGEMRCDPGMNLISEGTFSPHLYTVLEGWGFRYKSLEDGRRQILNYLVPGDLIGLQGALLQEMDHSVEALTPMRLCVFERSRFLSIFEKSSTLAFDVTWLASREERILDGHMLSLGQRTALERAAYLLVFLYFRGLRSGLVTPTNALLPLNQNLIADTLGLSLVHTNKTLKRLAQRKLIAWKGRACEILDPEGLSDVAEWEPPVAGPRPLI; the protein is encoded by the coding sequence ATGGATGCATCGACCAGCCCCGCCATGATCCGGTGCGATGCCTGTCTGTTACGCAAGATGAGCGGCTTTCGCTCCATGTCGAGTGAAGAGGCGAAGCTAGTTGCCGACTTCAAGTCCGGCGAAATGCGCTGCGATCCCGGGATGAACCTGATCTCCGAAGGCACGTTCAGTCCGCATCTGTATACCGTGCTGGAAGGCTGGGGCTTCCGCTACAAGTCGCTCGAGGATGGCCGCCGGCAGATCCTCAACTATCTGGTGCCCGGAGATCTCATCGGCCTGCAGGGCGCGTTGCTCCAGGAGATGGACCACAGCGTGGAGGCTTTGACGCCGATGCGGCTGTGCGTCTTCGAGCGAAGCCGCTTTCTGTCGATTTTCGAGAAATCATCGACCCTGGCCTTCGACGTGACCTGGCTTGCATCGCGAGAAGAGCGCATTCTCGATGGCCACATGCTCAGCCTGGGCCAGCGCACCGCGCTGGAGCGGGCCGCCTATCTCCTCGTGTTCCTCTATTTCAGAGGATTGCGCTCCGGCCTGGTAACGCCGACCAACGCACTGCTGCCTCTGAACCAGAACCTCATCGCCGACACGTTGGGGCTCTCTCTGGTGCATACGAACAAGACACTCAAGCGGCTGGCGCAACGCAAGTTGATCGCCTGGAAGGGCCGGGCCTGCGAGATTCTCGATCCCGAGGGGCTGTCGGACGTTGCCGAATGGGAACCTCCCGTTGCCGGGCCACGTCCCCTGATCTGA